One part of the Ornithodoros turicata isolate Travis chromosome 2, ASM3712646v1, whole genome shotgun sequence genome encodes these proteins:
- the LOC135384670 gene encoding uncharacterized protein LOC135384670 → MFTEHPGTTDVLEHRIDTGTARPWRCNPRPLSARKRDLLDAALDEMIATGAVRRSQSPWAFPVVLAPKKDGTARLCVDYRQLNTVTVRDAYPFPSIESIMYALGNASVFTILDCSRGFLQIPVGEEDIQKTAFTCHRGLFEFTRLPFGLSNSPASFQRLMDVVLDDAKFNYAMAYMDDVVVFSKSFDEHLVHLGNVLSRMRDAGLTINPGKVQLASPKVDLLGFVVDLGTLSPNEDKLRAILEYPRPHDVKSLQRFLGMVGFYRQFIPHCASLAKPLYELLRKNSQWAWGPRQEEAFRSLSQAIADTAKLWLPDLNKPFVMQTDASDYGLGAVLLQEHDGGLCPVGFASRTLSPAEMNYSVTEKECLAVMFGLKKFDMYLDGTTFTIQTDHQALSWLQRLKKPSGRLARWALALQGYSYHVEYLKGNANKVADALSRAPLGYSCELQQEPQCQGRSSTGCVGDLDLVRAARRGRSSLPAEERGGEIGCACDYASLPEGVERQTEEGDLVAAIGLNRAGNSLSCGTIVSREELLEAQKSDGLCQRVSEKLADNSAADTGNAGRDDDGCLDSYLLSEDGLLLRYVPGLDEEDESVSPFKVVVPRKLRRVFMRYFHDSALAGHGSGSKTFHKLCRVATWPGMRQDVMRFTRSCPVCQKAKPRGGKPPGFMQPVVSSYPWHIVACDVMGPFPRSPRGNQYLLVVTDHFSKWVELFPLRKLVSERIWDRLMETFSRFGFPAQLITDNASYFTGRVFVDSCAALGIQHKRTTPYHPQANITERVNRNLKHMLVALTDRHKDWDVRLTELGFATRTTVNRSTGFSPAYLNFGKEVAFPLENGLRQCTEPIARNLSRAPKKTSGPSKQVGVHSKPKGKRVGAPPGKNLARPVAQAPPTRHSVATWTALVGDETACFVSSRRWRDQPRPLRGADPGSVAATFRGRLLSDRHPSEPPATYTEEEADRLCRSCGGLVVHLATHVQGERHRAAEASRAAPSAESAPPATTPPAALPNPEDAIAAAVRVLQAFRPGPLCPVDRPPLSAAASSPVPPVSKAQDPPGFEQELMDFLGEPPASRP, encoded by the exons ATGTTTACGGAGCACCCAGGAACAACCGATGTTCTAGAACATCGGATTGATACTGGTACTGCGAGGCCCTGGCGGTGTAACCCCAGGCCCCTCAGCGCGCGTAAGAGGGATCTCCTTGACGCGGCGCTGGATGAGATGATTGCGACAGGCGCGGTTAGGCGGTCGCAGAGCCCCTGGGCTTTCCCGGTGGTGCTGGCACCTAAAAAAGATGGGACGGCAAGGCTGTGTGTGGATTATCGCCAGTTAAACACCGTGACGGTCAGAGATGCTTATCcttttccgtccatcgagtcgaTCATGTACGCGTTGGGGAATGCCAGCGTGTTCACGATTTTGGACTGTAGCAGGGGCTTTCTGCAGATTCCTGTAGGGGAGGAGGATATCCAAAAGACGGCATTCACGTGTCACAGAGGCTTGTTTGAATTTACGAGACTCCCTTTTGGATTGTCCAACTCGCCCGCTAGTTTTCAGAGGCTAATGGACGTCGTGCTGGATGACGCGAAGTTCAATTATGCCATGGCTTACATGGACGACGTAGTGGTATTTTCTAAGTCGTTCGATGAGCATCTCGTTCACTTGGGCAATGTGTTAAGTCGGATGAGGGACGCGGGGTTGACCATTAATCCCGGCAAAGTTCAGCTTGCATCTCCCAAGGTGGATCTCCTTGGTTTTGTAGTTGATCTTGGTACGCTAAGTCCGAATGAGGATAAATTGAGGGCCATACTCGAGTATCCTCGTCCGCATGACGTCAAGAGCCTTCAGAGGTTCCTAGGAATGGTTGGCTTCTATCGCCAGTTCATCCCGCATTGCGCGTCCTTAGCAAAACCACTGTACGAGCTACTGCGGAAGAATTCCCAGTGGGCTTGGGGGCCTAGGCAGGAGGAGGCGTTTCGCTCCTTATCACAAGCTATAGCGGATACAGCTAAATTGTGGTTGCCAGATCTTAACAAGCCGTTCGTTATGCAAACTGATGCAAGCGATTACGGGCTTGGTGCAGTGCTGCTACAGGAACACGACGGTGGTCTATGCCCGGTCGGGTTCGCTAGTCGCACACTGTCGCCGGCGGAGATGAACTATTCCGTTACGGAGAAGGAGTGCTTGGCGGTAATGTTTGGCTTGAaaaagttcgacatgtatttggaTGGGACAACTTTTACCATTCAGACCGACCACCAAGCACTCTCCTGGCTGCAGCGGTTGAAGAAACCGTCAGGCAGATTAGCACGCTGGGCGTTAGCACTTCAGGGCTATTCCTACCATGTAGAATACCTGAAAGGAAACGCGAACAAAGTGGCAGACGCTTTGTCCCGTGCGCCACTGGGTTACAGCTGTGAATTACAGCAGGAACCTCAGTGTCAGGGCAGGTCATCGACCGGTTGTGTGGGTGACTTGGACCTGGTTAGAGCCGCTAGACGCGGGAGGTCCTCTCTCCCAgcggaagagagaggaggggagATTGGGTGCGCGTGCGATTACGCTAGTCTCCCGGAAGGCGTGGAACGGCAGACCGAGGAGGGGGATCTCGTGGCCGCGATTGGTTTGAATCGGGCAGGTAACTCCTTGTCTTGTGGCACGATCGTAAGCAGGGAAGAGCTCTTAGAGGCACAGAAGTCGGACGGTTTATGTCAGCGGGTGTCGGAAAAGCTGGCGGATAATAGCGCAGCTGACACCGGTAACGCTGGCAGGGATGACGACGGGTGCCTCGACTCGTATCTCTTGAGTGAGGACGGGCTTTTGCTGCGATATGTGCCCGGGTTAGACGAGGAGGACGAGAGTGTTTCCCCCTTCAAGGTCGTAGTTCCCAGGAAATTGCGAAGGGTGTTTATGCGTTATTTCCATGACTCAGCCCTTGCGGGTCACGGCAGTGGCAGCAAGACTTTTCATAAGTTATGCCGCGTCGCGACCTGGCCGGGGATGAGGCAGGATGTTATGCGCTTTACCCGGAGCTGCCCCGTGTGCCAGAAAGCAAAACCAAGGGGTGGTAAACCCCCAGGGTTCATGCAGCCAGTAGTCAGTAGCTACCCCTGGCACATAGTAGCGTGTGACGTAATGGGTCCATTTCCCAGAAGTCCACGGGGGAATCAGTACCTGTTGGTGGTTACTGACCACTTTTCCAAGTGGGTGGAGTTATTCCCGCTTAGGAAGCTGGTGTCGGAGCGGATATGGGACCGGCTGATGGAGACTTTTTCCCGGTTCGGTTTTCCGGCACAGTTGATCACTGACAACGCCAGTTATTTCACTGGCCGAGTCTTTGTCGACTCTTGTGCCGCACTTGGTATTCAGCACAAGAGAACGACGCCGTATCATCCCCAGGCGAACATTACTGAAAGAGTGAATCGCAACCTTAAGCATATGTTGGTAGCTCTAACCGACAGGCACAAGGATTGGGATGTGCGTCTTACTGAGTTGGGATTTGCAACCAGGACGACAGTAAACAGGTCAACGGGGTTTTCCCCGGCATACCTTAACTTTGGGAAGGAGGTTGCTTTCCCATTGGAGAACGGACTGAGACAGTGCACGGAGCCGATTGCTCGGAATCTGTCGAG GGCACCTAAGAAGACCTCTGGTCCCTCAAAGCAAGTCGGCGTCCACTCGAAGCCTAAGGGCAAGCGTGTGGGAGCGCCTCCCGGAAAGAACCTGGCGAGACCTGTTGCCCAGGCCCCCCCGACGCGGCACTCCGTCGCCACCTGGACAGCCCTCGTCGGGGACGAGACGGCTTGCTTCGTCTCGTCGCGACGGTGGCGCGACCAGCCGAGACCACTGCGCGGGGCCGACCCTGGGTCCGTGGCTGCCACCTTCCGCGGCCGCCTCCTGTCGGACAGGCACCCCTCGGAGCCTCCAGCAACCTACACCGAGGAGGAGGCAGACCGCCTGTGCCGATCGTGTGGCGGCCTCGTCGTCCACCTGGCCACCCACGTTCAGGGCGAGCGACACCGCGCCGCCGAGGCTTCCAGGGCGGCACCGTCAGCGGAGTCGGCCCCCCCAGCTACCACCCCGCCGGCAGCACTGCCGAACCCGGAGGACGCCATTGCGGCTGCAGTGCGGGTGCTGCAGGCGTTTCGGCCGGGGCCCCTGTGCCCTGTGGACCGCCCTCCCCTCTCTGCCGCCGCCAGCAGCCCGGTGCCCCCCGTCTCCAAGGCCCAGGACCCCCCCGGATTTGAGCAGGAGCTCATGGACTTTTTGGGGGAACCCCCCGCGTCGAGGCCTTAG
- the LOC135384669 gene encoding uncharacterized protein LOC135384669, which yields MTIPTYSGYSDRKSVADFLLEMETYQVASRASDEVVLGQVLPVALVGDAARWRRLQKPFTSMADFRQRFREEFLPPDYAMRVREELAFRTQHADESLIEFVRAIQELFDRADPTATDQDKVSRVIRQSHPSFRPYLRGRNFENLDALAREARVIQADLLSELRYQPPPRPELSVEPGCAWAGVKDSVPRGREATSLVADAGSRSDVIVPPRSLDPFSFEQRRRAGFGENSRGGPRSGTSTARRVQDRQNQVERDPSSRMPQADRGRAQPRCYGCNQPGHYKRDCPVRRGNFRSAQGN from the coding sequence ATGACAATTCCGACGTACTCGGGATACTCTGATAGAAAGTCGGTAGCTGACTTCCTATTGGAGATGGAGACCTATCAGGTTGCATCTAGAGCGTCCGACGAGGTAGTGCTAGGGCAGGTCTTGCCAGTAGCTCTAGTGGGGGACGCCGCCCGATGGCGAAGGCTGCAGAAGCCTTTCACCTCGATGGCGGACTTCCGGCAGCGTTTTAGGGAGGAATTTTTGCCACCCGACTACGCAATGCGTGTGCGCGAAGAGTTAGCTTTTCGCACACAGCACGCCGACGAGAGTCTCATTGAATTTGTGCGCGCAATTCAAGAGCTCTTCGATAGGGCCGACCCGACGGCCACAGATCAGGATAAGGTTTCGCGTGTTATACGGCAGAGCCATCCCAGCTTCCGTCCGTATCTACGGGGGCGAAATTTCGAGAATCTTGATGCGCTTGCACGAGAGGCTCGTGTGATTCAGGCTGATTTATTGTCTGAATTGCGGTACCAACCTCCACCGCGCCCGGAACTATCAGTTGAGCCGGGTTGCGCTTGGGCGGGTGTGAAGGACTCCGTTCCACGGGGAAGGGAAGCGACGTCCTTGGTTGCGGACGCGGGAAGCCGGTCGGACGTCATCGTCCCGCCGCGCTCCCTGGATCCTTTCTCCTTCGAACAGAGGCGCCGTGCGGGGTTTGGCGAAAACTCACGCGGCGGTCCGAGGAGTGGAACATCCACTGCTCGGAGGGTTCAGGATAGGCAGAACCAGGTAGAGAGGGACCCCAGTAGCAGAATGCCACAGGCGGACCGCGGGCGGGCGCAGCCCAGATGCTATGGCTGTAATCAACCAGGGCATTACAAGCGTGACTGTCCTGTGCGTCGGGGAAATTTCCGGTCGGCGCAGGGAAACTAG